One window of Nicotiana tomentosiformis chromosome 11, ASM39032v3, whole genome shotgun sequence genomic DNA carries:
- the LOC138901255 gene encoding secreted RxLR effector protein 161-like — MYTKTCTHPDVAYALGVTSRYQANPGEKYRKVVKAILKYLRRTKDQFLIYGDFELKLEGYIDASFSSDRDHSKSISGYVFTLNSGAVSWKSSKQAKVADSVTEP; from the coding sequence ATGTATACCAAGACATGTACACATCCTGATGTGGCTTATGCACTAGGAGTGACTAGCCGATATCAGGCAAATCCAGGTGAGAAATATCGGAAGGTGGTGAAGgccattcttaagtacttaagaaggacTAAAGACCAATTCCTCATTTATGGAGATTTTGAGTTGAAACTTGAAGGTTATATTGATGCAAGTTTCTCTTCAGATAGAGATCATAGCAAATCTATTTCGGGTTATGTATTTACTTTAAATAGTGGTGCAGTGAGTTGGAAAAGTTCCAAACAAGCTAAAGTAGCTGATTCAGTGACTGAACCATAA